One window of Hippoglossus stenolepis isolate QCI-W04-F060 chromosome 1, HSTE1.2, whole genome shotgun sequence genomic DNA carries:
- the rab27a gene encoding ras-related protein Rab-27A isoform X2: MSDGDYDYLIKFLALGDSGVGKTSFLYQYTDGTFNSKFITTVGIDFREKRVVYKSSGQDGSSGKGQKIHMQLWDTAGQERFRSLTTAFFRDAMGFLLLFDLTNEQSFLNVRNWMSQLQIHAYCENPDIVLCGNKCDLTDQRAVKEDEARELAENIPYFETSAANGENVSQAVDVLLDLIMRRMERCVDKSWIPDGTVRVNGLTNSEIPENSDRSKCAC; this comes from the exons ATGTCGGATGGGGACTATGATTACCTCATCAAATTCCTAGCCCTCGGTGACTCCGGCGTGGGAAAAACCAGCTTCCTCTACCAATACACAGATGGCACGTTTAACTCCAAGTTCATCACCACAGTCGGGATAGACTTCAGAGAAAAACGAGTG gtcTACAAATCCTCAGGTCAAGATGGATCCTCAGGTAAAGGGCAGAAGATCCACATGCAGCTGTGGGACACTGCCGGACAGGAGAG GTTTCGGAGTTTGACGACCGCGTTCTTCAGAGATGCGATgggtttcctcctcctgtttgacCTCACAAATGAGCAAAGTTTCCTCAATGTCCGAAACTGGATGA GTCAGTTACAGATTCACGCATACTGCGAAAATCCAGACATCGTTCTATGTGGCAACAAATGTGACCTGACGGATCAGAGAGCGGTGAAAGAAGACGAGGCACGAGAGTTGGCAGAGAA TATCCCATACTTTGAGACAAGTGCTGCTAACGGGGAGAATGTGAGCCAGGCTGTGGACGTCCTGCTGGACCTCATCATGAGGAGGATGGAACGATGTGTGGACAAGTCGTGGATCCCGGACGGGACCGTCCGAGTTAACGGACTGACCAACTCAGAAATCCCAGAGAACTCGGACCGGAGCAAATGTGCATGTTAG
- the vrk3 gene encoding inactive serine/threonine-protein kinase VRK3 isoform X1: protein MPFRFCPQCGTKLQPDFKFCPSCGEQLPCTAEEPGAVSSAASLSFFSYKGDERATSVWKETRDSSTSCEPIESKAQACFTSTSVSTRPALRKTRNSLQLDNFKDATPPVVPSTHPVRDGKIEDNVVRLQTSSPKQHKVTFKVNSEVEPTLETSTSPAVKTPRPVRGKAKLYSPALKQVEEGKKLTDKTCETAEGSTVSGSPLRSPVSSPISRSPFKATGKSKAKKAKNASAVDPLQEGEEMTDTTGKKWKLMKLLSQTSTEIIYEVFQTASRSKESNHILKLGAKDGRLFNEQNFLQRAAKPASVDKWIKQNKMDFLGIPSCVGFGPHADSYRFLIVPNMGQSLQSVIDEDDGLAEKAVFQLACRLLDVLQYIHSNEYVHADINAENIYIRPGQTSQVYLGGYCHAFRYCPGGKHVEYRELSRTPHEGNIEFISLDAHKGAAPSRRSDLQSLGYCMLRWHTGPLPWSDLSQPEQVAPHKQRYMDDVPALLSHCFGKTRVSSAFQSFLTAVMALQYSEQPDYSALKAGLSSALLHMGGSQEQPLCF, encoded by the exons ATGCCTTTCCGTTTCTGCCCCCAGTGTGGGACGAAGTTGCAGCCTGATTTCAAGTTTTGTCCATCCTGTGGAGAGCAGCTTCCCTGCACTGCTGAAGAACCTGGAGCTGTGAGCTCAGCTGCTTCTTTAAGTTTCTTTTCGTACAAAGGAGATGAAAGAGCAACATCTGTTTGGAAAGAAACCCGCGATTCAAGCACAAGCTGTGAGCCAATCGAAAGCAAGG CCCAAGCATGTTTCACATCAACTTCAGTATCAACTCGTCCTGCACTTCGAAAGACTCGTAACTCGCTGCAACTGGACAACTTTAAAGATGCCACTCCACCTGTGGTGCCGTCCACTCATCCTGTCAGAGATGGTAAGATTGAAG ATAATGTCGTTAGATTGCAAACATCCTCACCAAAGCAGCACAAAGTCACTTTCAAAGTCAACTCTGAGGTAGAACCAACTTTAGAGACTTCAACTTCTCCTGCTGTTAAAACTCCTCGGCCTG TCAGGGGAAAGGCCAAACTCTACAGTCCTGCTTTGAAGCAGgtagaagaaggaaaaaagctGACTGATAAAACATGTGAGACAGCAGAGGGATCGACAGTCAGCGGCTCTCCTTTACGTTCTCCAGTCTCCTCACCAATCTCCAGGTCTCCTTTTAAAG CGACTGGAAAAAGCAAAGCTAAGAAGGCAAAGAATGCGTCCGCTGTGGACCCGCTACAGGAAGGCGAGGAAATGACAGACACAACGGGCAAGAAGTGGAAACTAATGAAACTGCTCAGTCAAACCTCCACGGAAATCATCTATGAAG tttttcaaacaGCTTCACGATCCAAGGAGTCGAATCACATTCTCAAACTG GGAgctaaagatggacgactcttCAATGAGCAGAACTTTCTGCAGAGAGCTGCTAAACCTGCATCTG tggACAAGTggatcaaacaaaacaagatggaCTTTCTGGGGATTCCTTCCTGTGTCGGCTTTGGTCCTCATGCAGATTCCTACAG GTTTCTAATTGTCCCCAACATGGGCCAATCTCTGCAGTCTGTcattgatgaagatgatggtctGGCTGAGAAAGCTGTTTTTCAGCTCGCCTGTAGACTA ttAGATGTTCTGCAGTACATCCATTCAAACGAGTACGTTCATGCTGATATCAACGCAGAAAACATCTACATCAGACCAGGACAGACATCACAG gtTTACCTCGGAGGATACTGCCATGCTTTCAGGTACTGTCCAGGAGGCAAACACGTGGAGTACCGAGAATTAAGCAGGACGCCACATGAGGGCAACATAGAGTTCATCAGCCTGGACGCACATAAAGGAGCAG cgCCGTCTCGACGCAGCGACCTGCAGTCACTGGGTTACTGCATGCTGCGATGGCACACTGGTCCGCTCCCGTGGAGTGACCTCAGTCAACCAGAGCAGGTCGCCCCCCACAAACAGAG GTACATGGATGATGTTCCTGCACTGTTGAGTCACTGCTTTGGGAAGACGAGAGTTTCCA GTGCATTTCAAAGCTTCCTGACTGCAGTGATGGCTCTGCAGTACTCTGAGCAGCCCGACTACTCAGCGCTGAAGGCCGGGCTCAGTTCAGCCTTACTGCATATGGGGGGGTCACAGGAGCAGCCACTTTGTTTTTAG
- the rab27a gene encoding ras-related protein Rab-27A isoform X1, with protein MSDGDYDYLIKFLALGDSGVGKTSFLYQYTDGTFNSKFITTVGIDFREKRVVYKSSGQDGSSGKGQKIHMQLWDTAGQERFRSLTTAFFRDAMGFLLLFDLTNEQSFLNVRNWMSQLQIHAYCENPDIVLCGNKCDLTDQRAVKEDEARELAEKYGIPYFETSAANGENVSQAVDVLLDLIMRRMERCVDKSWIPDGTVRVNGLTNSEIPENSDRSKCAC; from the exons ATGTCGGATGGGGACTATGATTACCTCATCAAATTCCTAGCCCTCGGTGACTCCGGCGTGGGAAAAACCAGCTTCCTCTACCAATACACAGATGGCACGTTTAACTCCAAGTTCATCACCACAGTCGGGATAGACTTCAGAGAAAAACGAGTG gtcTACAAATCCTCAGGTCAAGATGGATCCTCAGGTAAAGGGCAGAAGATCCACATGCAGCTGTGGGACACTGCCGGACAGGAGAG GTTTCGGAGTTTGACGACCGCGTTCTTCAGAGATGCGATgggtttcctcctcctgtttgacCTCACAAATGAGCAAAGTTTCCTCAATGTCCGAAACTGGATGA GTCAGTTACAGATTCACGCATACTGCGAAAATCCAGACATCGTTCTATGTGGCAACAAATGTGACCTGACGGATCAGAGAGCGGTGAAAGAAGACGAGGCACGAGAGTTGGCAGAGAAGTACGG TATCCCATACTTTGAGACAAGTGCTGCTAACGGGGAGAATGTGAGCCAGGCTGTGGACGTCCTGCTGGACCTCATCATGAGGAGGATGGAACGATGTGTGGACAAGTCGTGGATCCCGGACGGGACCGTCCGAGTTAACGGACTGACCAACTCAGAAATCCCAGAGAACTCGGACCGGAGCAAATGTGCATGTTAG
- the vrk3 gene encoding inactive serine/threonine-protein kinase VRK3 isoform X2, giving the protein MPFRFCPQCGTKLQPDFKFCPSCGEQLPCTAEEPGAVSSAASLSFFSYKGDERATSVWKETRDSSTSCEPIESKAQACFTSTSVSTRPALRKTRNSLQLDNFKDATPPVVPSTHPVRDDNVVRLQTSSPKQHKVTFKVNSEVEPTLETSTSPAVKTPRPVRGKAKLYSPALKQVEEGKKLTDKTCETAEGSTVSGSPLRSPVSSPISRSPFKATGKSKAKKAKNASAVDPLQEGEEMTDTTGKKWKLMKLLSQTSTEIIYEVFQTASRSKESNHILKLGAKDGRLFNEQNFLQRAAKPASVDKWIKQNKMDFLGIPSCVGFGPHADSYRFLIVPNMGQSLQSVIDEDDGLAEKAVFQLACRLLDVLQYIHSNEYVHADINAENIYIRPGQTSQVYLGGYCHAFRYCPGGKHVEYRELSRTPHEGNIEFISLDAHKGAAPSRRSDLQSLGYCMLRWHTGPLPWSDLSQPEQVAPHKQRYMDDVPALLSHCFGKTRVSSAFQSFLTAVMALQYSEQPDYSALKAGLSSALLHMGGSQEQPLCF; this is encoded by the exons ATGCCTTTCCGTTTCTGCCCCCAGTGTGGGACGAAGTTGCAGCCTGATTTCAAGTTTTGTCCATCCTGTGGAGAGCAGCTTCCCTGCACTGCTGAAGAACCTGGAGCTGTGAGCTCAGCTGCTTCTTTAAGTTTCTTTTCGTACAAAGGAGATGAAAGAGCAACATCTGTTTGGAAAGAAACCCGCGATTCAAGCACAAGCTGTGAGCCAATCGAAAGCAAGG CCCAAGCATGTTTCACATCAACTTCAGTATCAACTCGTCCTGCACTTCGAAAGACTCGTAACTCGCTGCAACTGGACAACTTTAAAGATGCCACTCCACCTGTGGTGCCGTCCACTCATCCTGTCAGAGATG ATAATGTCGTTAGATTGCAAACATCCTCACCAAAGCAGCACAAAGTCACTTTCAAAGTCAACTCTGAGGTAGAACCAACTTTAGAGACTTCAACTTCTCCTGCTGTTAAAACTCCTCGGCCTG TCAGGGGAAAGGCCAAACTCTACAGTCCTGCTTTGAAGCAGgtagaagaaggaaaaaagctGACTGATAAAACATGTGAGACAGCAGAGGGATCGACAGTCAGCGGCTCTCCTTTACGTTCTCCAGTCTCCTCACCAATCTCCAGGTCTCCTTTTAAAG CGACTGGAAAAAGCAAAGCTAAGAAGGCAAAGAATGCGTCCGCTGTGGACCCGCTACAGGAAGGCGAGGAAATGACAGACACAACGGGCAAGAAGTGGAAACTAATGAAACTGCTCAGTCAAACCTCCACGGAAATCATCTATGAAG tttttcaaacaGCTTCACGATCCAAGGAGTCGAATCACATTCTCAAACTG GGAgctaaagatggacgactcttCAATGAGCAGAACTTTCTGCAGAGAGCTGCTAAACCTGCATCTG tggACAAGTggatcaaacaaaacaagatggaCTTTCTGGGGATTCCTTCCTGTGTCGGCTTTGGTCCTCATGCAGATTCCTACAG GTTTCTAATTGTCCCCAACATGGGCCAATCTCTGCAGTCTGTcattgatgaagatgatggtctGGCTGAGAAAGCTGTTTTTCAGCTCGCCTGTAGACTA ttAGATGTTCTGCAGTACATCCATTCAAACGAGTACGTTCATGCTGATATCAACGCAGAAAACATCTACATCAGACCAGGACAGACATCACAG gtTTACCTCGGAGGATACTGCCATGCTTTCAGGTACTGTCCAGGAGGCAAACACGTGGAGTACCGAGAATTAAGCAGGACGCCACATGAGGGCAACATAGAGTTCATCAGCCTGGACGCACATAAAGGAGCAG cgCCGTCTCGACGCAGCGACCTGCAGTCACTGGGTTACTGCATGCTGCGATGGCACACTGGTCCGCTCCCGTGGAGTGACCTCAGTCAACCAGAGCAGGTCGCCCCCCACAAACAGAG GTACATGGATGATGTTCCTGCACTGTTGAGTCACTGCTTTGGGAAGACGAGAGTTTCCA GTGCATTTCAAAGCTTCCTGACTGCAGTGATGGCTCTGCAGTACTCTGAGCAGCCCGACTACTCAGCGCTGAAGGCCGGGCTCAGTTCAGCCTTACTGCATATGGGGGGGTCACAGGAGCAGCCACTTTGTTTTTAG